The following are encoded in a window of Pseudomonas sp. JQ170C genomic DNA:
- a CDS encoding sulfite exporter TauE/SafE family protein encodes MEFVLYLLLGACAGVLAGLFGVGGGIIIVPVLVFSFTLQGFDASVLTHLAVGTSLATIVFTSVNAIREHHRKGAVQWPIFVWMTLGILVGAGIGAKTASAIQGPMLQKIIGVFALVIAAQMALDLKPKASRGIPGKPGLTAAGGVIGWASAIFGIGGGSLTVPFLTWRSLPMQQAVATSSACGFPIAVASALSFIWLGWHDPHLPDHSLGFVYLPALLGIALTSMFFARFGARLAHKLSPRLLKRLFAALLFCVGLSFLL; translated from the coding sequence ATGGAATTCGTGCTCTATCTGCTGCTGGGCGCCTGTGCAGGCGTGCTGGCCGGGCTGTTCGGCGTGGGCGGCGGCATCATCATCGTGCCGGTGCTGGTGTTCAGTTTCACCTTGCAGGGCTTCGATGCCTCGGTGCTGACCCACCTGGCGGTGGGAACTTCCCTGGCGACCATTGTCTTTACCTCGGTCAATGCCATCCGCGAGCACCATCGCAAAGGCGCGGTGCAGTGGCCGATTTTTGTCTGGATGACCCTGGGCATCCTGGTCGGTGCCGGTATCGGCGCCAAGACCGCCTCGGCAATCCAGGGCCCGATGCTGCAGAAAATCATCGGCGTGTTCGCCCTGGTGATCGCCGCGCAGATGGCCCTGGACCTCAAGCCCAAGGCCAGTCGCGGCATTCCTGGCAAGCCCGGGCTGACGGCCGCCGGCGGTGTGATCGGCTGGGCCTCGGCAATCTTCGGAATCGGCGGTGGATCGTTGACCGTGCCGTTCCTGACCTGGCGCAGCCTGCCCATGCAGCAAGCGGTGGCGACGTCCTCGGCCTGCGGTTTTCCGATTGCCGTGGCCAGCGCCCTGAGCTTTATCTGGCTGGGCTGGCACGACCCGCACCTGCCCGACCATAGCCTGGGCTTCGTGTACTTGCCCGCACTGCTGGGGATTGCCCTGACCAGTATGTTTTTTGCCCGCTTTGGCGCGCGACTGGCGCACAAGCTGTCGCCGCGCCTGCTGAAACGGCTGTTCGCCGCGCTGCTGTTCTGCGTTGGCTTAAGCTTTTTGCTTTAA
- the lgt gene encoding prolipoprotein diacylglyceryl transferase, giving the protein MLPYPQIDPVAIALGPLKIHWYGLMYLIGIGGAWLLASRRLNRFDPTWSREKLSDLVFWLSMGVIVGGRLGYVLFYDLHAYLANPALIFEVWKGGMSFHGGFIGVMLAALWFGKRNNKSFFELMDFVAPLVPIGLGAGRIGNFINAELWGKATDVPWAMVFPPFSDPAQLPRHPSQLYQFALEGVALFLILWLYSRKPRPTMAISGMFALFYGIFRFIVEFVRVPDAQLGYIAFGWLTMGQLLCVPMILGGLGLIWWAYNRKPTAKAAV; this is encoded by the coding sequence ATGCTGCCTTACCCGCAGATCGATCCAGTGGCCATCGCCCTGGGTCCGCTGAAAATCCATTGGTACGGCCTGATGTACCTGATCGGTATCGGCGGCGCCTGGCTGCTGGCGTCGCGCAGGCTCAACCGCTTCGATCCGACCTGGAGCCGGGAGAAACTCTCCGACCTGGTGTTCTGGCTGTCGATGGGTGTGATCGTCGGCGGACGATTGGGCTATGTGCTGTTCTATGACCTGCACGCGTACCTGGCCAACCCGGCGCTGATCTTCGAGGTCTGGAAGGGCGGCATGTCGTTCCACGGCGGCTTCATCGGCGTGATGCTGGCGGCCTTGTGGTTCGGCAAGCGCAACAACAAGTCGTTCTTCGAGCTGATGGACTTTGTCGCGCCGCTGGTGCCGATCGGCCTGGGCGCCGGGCGTATCGGCAACTTCATCAACGCCGAATTGTGGGGCAAGGCTACCGATGTGCCGTGGGCCATGGTCTTCCCGCCGTTCAGCGATCCGGCGCAACTGCCGCGTCACCCGTCGCAACTGTACCAGTTCGCCCTGGAAGGTGTGGCATTATTCCTGATCCTTTGGCTGTACTCGCGTAAACCGCGCCCGACCATGGCCATTTCCGGCATGTTCGCGCTGTTCTACGGCATCTTCCGCTTCATCGTCGAGTTTGTGCGGGTGCCCGATGCCCAGCTGGGCTACATCGCCTTCGGCTGGTTGACCATGGGTCAGTTGCTTTGCGTGCCGATGATTCTCGGCGGCCTCGGCCTGATCTGGTGGGCCTACAACCGCAAACCCACGGCCAAGGCCGCCGTTTGA
- a CDS encoding thymidylate synthase: protein MKQYLDLVRDVIENGTLQGNRTGVRTISLPGAMLRFDLQKGFPAITTRKLAFKSAIGEMVGFLRGVKNAGEFRELGCKVWDQNANENAQWLANPFRQGHDDLGEIYGVQWRQWPAYKRIPLSNPAAIELAQSQGFQQIAQAEEDGEAFVVLYKAIDQIRQCVDTIINDPGSRRILFHGWNCAQLDEMALPPCHLLYQFHPNVETREISLTLYIRSNDLGLGTPFNLTEGAALLSLVGRLTGYTPRWFTYFIGDAHVYENHLDMLNEQLKREPLAAPKLVISDRVPEFAKTGVYQPEWLEKIEPSDFSLEGYEHHAPMTAPMAV from the coding sequence ATGAAACAGTATCTAGATCTGGTCCGCGATGTGATCGAAAACGGCACCCTGCAGGGTAACCGTACCGGTGTCCGTACCATCAGCCTGCCGGGCGCCATGCTGCGCTTCGACCTGCAGAAAGGCTTCCCGGCCATCACCACCCGCAAGCTGGCGTTCAAGTCGGCCATTGGCGAGATGGTCGGCTTTCTGCGCGGCGTGAAGAACGCTGGCGAGTTCCGCGAACTGGGCTGCAAGGTCTGGGACCAGAACGCCAACGAAAACGCCCAGTGGCTGGCCAACCCGTTCCGCCAGGGCCATGACGACCTGGGTGAGATCTACGGCGTGCAATGGCGCCAGTGGCCGGCCTACAAGCGCATCCCGCTGAGCAACCCGGCTGCGATCGAGCTGGCCCAAAGCCAGGGCTTCCAGCAGATTGCCCAGGCCGAGGAAGACGGCGAAGCCTTCGTGGTGCTGTACAAGGCCATCGACCAGATCCGCCAGTGCGTCGACACCATCATCAACGACCCGGGCAGCCGCCGTATCCTGTTCCACGGCTGGAACTGCGCCCAGCTCGACGAAATGGCCCTGCCGCCGTGCCACCTGCTGTACCAGTTCCACCCCAACGTCGAGACCCGGGAAATCTCCCTGACCCTCTACATCCGCTCCAACGACCTGGGCCTGGGCACACCGTTCAACCTCACAGAAGGCGCGGCGCTGCTGTCGCTGGTAGGCCGCCTGACCGGCTACACGCCGCGCTGGTTCACCTACTTCATCGGTGATGCGCACGTGTACGAAAACCACCTGGACATGCTCAACGAGCAGCTCAAGCGCGAACCGCTGGCAGCGCCGAAGCTGGTGATCAGTGATCGAGTACCGGAGTTCGCCAAGACCGGCGTGTACCAGCCGGAGTGGCTGGAGAAGATCGAGCCGAGCGACTTCAGCCTGGAAGGCTACGAGCACCACGCGCCAATGACAGCGCCAATGGCGGTCTGA
- the cadR gene encoding Cd(II)/Pb(II)-responsive transcriptional regulator, which produces MKIGELAKATDCAVETIRYYERENLLPEPARSEGNYRMYTQAHVERLTFIRNCRTLDMTLEEIRSLLRLRDSPEDQCESVNALIDEHIQHVKARIDGLQALQAQLLELRQHCHPKEVQCSILQHLEVNGAVTAPEAEHSHVGRSHGH; this is translated from the coding sequence ATGAAGATCGGAGAACTGGCCAAGGCCACCGACTGCGCCGTGGAGACCATTCGCTACTACGAGCGGGAGAACCTGCTGCCGGAACCGGCACGCAGCGAGGGCAACTACCGGATGTACACCCAGGCCCATGTGGAGCGCCTGACCTTCATCCGCAACTGCCGCACCCTGGACATGACCCTGGAAGAAATCCGCAGCCTGCTGCGCCTGCGCGACAGCCCGGAAGATCAGTGCGAAAGCGTGAATGCGCTGATCGACGAGCATATCCAGCACGTCAAGGCGCGCATTGATGGGCTACAGGCCTTGCAGGCGCAACTGCTGGAACTGCGTCAGCACTGCCATCCGAAGGAGGTACAGTGCTCGATCCTGCAGCATCTTGAGGTCAATGGCGCTGTGACGGCCCCGGAAGCGGAGCATTCCCATGTAGGCCGCAGCCACGGCCATTGA
- a CDS encoding heavy metal translocating P-type ATPase, which translates to MNQPVSPKAPHDHAKHAHSCCSHDAAPALVQLSEAASSDARLSRFRIEAMDCPTEQTLIQNKLGKLAGVEQLEFNLINRILGVRHTHADTRQIEQAVASLGMQAEPLLQSSEEPAAAPAPAKKHWWPLALAGVAALAAEGVHFAEVAPDWVVALLALVAILSCGLSTYKKGWIALKNRNLNINALMSIAVTGAVLIGQWPEAAMVMVLFTLAELIEARSLDRARNAIGGLMQLSPDMATVQQADGQWRELEVKQVALGALVRVRPGERIGLDGEVVSGQSSIDQAPITGESLPVEKGPGDKVFAGTINQAGALEYRVTAAAGQSTLARIIKAVEEAQGARAPTQRFVDQFSRIYTPAVFALALAVAVIPPLFMAGAWFDWIYRALVLLVVACPCALVISTPVTIVSGLAAAARKGILVKGGVYLEGGRKLDFLALDKTGTITHGKPVQTDHVVLDPLFEGRAQALAASLAERSDHPVSRAIAVFAGEQQLAFSEVTAFEALAGRGVRGEIDGELYHLGNHRLVEELGLCSPQLEAQLDALERQGKTVVLLLDKSGPLALFAVADTVKESSREAIAELHELGIKTVMLTGDNPHTAQAIAAQVGIDQAHGNLLPADKLKTIEELYAQGHRVGMVGDGINDAPALARAEIGFAMAAAGTDTAIETADVALMDDDLRKIPAFVRLSRHSAAILTQNIVLALGIKAIFLAITFAGMATMWMAVFADMGVSLLVVFNGLRLLRK; encoded by the coding sequence ATGAACCAGCCTGTCAGCCCCAAAGCGCCCCATGACCACGCCAAGCACGCCCACAGTTGCTGCTCCCACGACGCCGCACCGGCCCTGGTGCAGTTGAGCGAGGCCGCCAGCAGCGATGCTCGCTTGAGCCGCTTTCGCATCGAGGCGATGGATTGCCCGACCGAACAGACCCTGATCCAGAACAAGCTGGGCAAGCTGGCAGGCGTCGAGCAGCTGGAATTCAACCTGATCAATCGCATCCTCGGGGTGCGCCATACCCATGCCGACACCCGGCAAATCGAACAGGCCGTCGCCTCGCTGGGCATGCAGGCCGAGCCCTTGCTCCAGAGCAGTGAAGAACCGGCCGCCGCCCCCGCCCCGGCTAAAAAGCACTGGTGGCCGCTGGCGTTGGCCGGCGTTGCTGCGCTGGCCGCCGAGGGCGTTCACTTCGCCGAGGTGGCACCCGACTGGGTGGTGGCGCTACTCGCCCTGGTGGCCATTCTCAGCTGTGGCCTGAGCACCTACAAAAAGGGCTGGATCGCCCTGAAGAACCGCAACCTCAACATCAATGCGCTGATGAGCATCGCCGTGACCGGTGCCGTGCTGATCGGCCAGTGGCCTGAGGCGGCCATGGTGATGGTGCTGTTCACCCTCGCCGAGTTGATCGAGGCGCGCTCGCTGGACCGTGCCCGCAATGCCATCGGCGGCCTGATGCAGTTGAGCCCGGACATGGCCACCGTACAGCAGGCCGACGGCCAGTGGCGTGAGCTGGAGGTCAAGCAGGTAGCCCTCGGTGCCCTGGTACGGGTACGCCCCGGTGAGCGGATCGGCCTGGATGGCGAAGTGGTCAGCGGTCAGTCGAGCATCGACCAGGCACCCATCACCGGCGAGAGCCTGCCGGTGGAGAAGGGCCCGGGCGACAAGGTGTTCGCCGGTACCATCAACCAGGCCGGCGCCCTGGAATATCGGGTGACGGCAGCGGCCGGGCAATCGACCCTGGCGCGGATCATCAAGGCAGTGGAAGAGGCCCAGGGTGCGCGGGCGCCGACCCAGCGCTTCGTCGATCAGTTCTCGCGCATCTATACCCCGGCCGTGTTTGCGCTGGCCCTGGCAGTGGCCGTGATTCCGCCGCTGTTCATGGCTGGCGCCTGGTTCGACTGGATCTACCGCGCCCTGGTGTTGCTGGTGGTGGCGTGCCCGTGCGCCCTGGTGATTTCGACCCCGGTAACCATCGTCAGCGGCCTGGCCGCAGCCGCGCGCAAAGGCATCCTGGTTAAGGGCGGGGTATACCTCGAAGGCGGGCGCAAGCTCGACTTCCTGGCCCTGGACAAGACCGGCACCATCACCCATGGCAAGCCGGTGCAAACCGACCATGTGGTGCTGGACCCGCTGTTTGAAGGCCGCGCCCAGGCACTGGCGGCAAGCCTTGCCGAGCGCTCCGATCACCCGGTGTCCCGCGCCATTGCCGTGTTCGCGGGCGAGCAGCAACTGGCCTTCAGCGAGGTGACCGCTTTTGAAGCCCTGGCCGGCCGTGGCGTGCGCGGGGAAATCGACGGCGAGTTGTATCACCTGGGCAACCATCGTCTGGTCGAAGAGCTGGGCCTGTGTTCACCGCAGCTTGAAGCCCAACTCGATGCCCTGGAGCGTCAGGGCAAGACCGTCGTGCTGTTGCTCGACAAGTCCGGCCCGCTGGCGTTGTTCGCCGTGGCCGACACCGTGAAGGAGAGCAGTCGCGAGGCAATTGCCGAGTTGCATGAGCTGGGTATCAAGACTGTCATGCTCACCGGCGACAATCCCCACACTGCCCAGGCCATCGCCGCCCAGGTGGGGATTGACCAGGCCCATGGCAACTTGCTGCCCGCCGACAAGCTCAAGACCATCGAGGAGCTGTATGCCCAGGGTCATCGGGTCGGCATGGTCGGCGACGGTATCAACGATGCCCCGGCGCTGGCCCGGGCCGAGATCGGTTTTGCCATGGCGGCAGCCGGTACCGACACGGCCATCGAGACCGCCGACGTGGCGTTGATGGATGATGACTTGCGCAAAATCCCGGCCTTCGTCAGGCTCTCGCGTCACAGTGCGGCGATCCTCACCCAGAACATTGTGCTGGCGTTGGGAATCAAGGCGATATTCCTGGCGATCACCTTTGCCGGCATGGCAACCATGTGGATGGCGGTGTTCGCCGACATGGGCGTGAGCTTGTTGGTGGTGTTCAACGGCCTGCGCCTGCTGCGTAAGTAA
- a CDS encoding LysR family transcriptional regulator: protein MLSSELKAFYMVARLGSITLAAKKLGLSQPTVTTQIRNLESQYAVELFYRGGRRLTLSDDGARLLPMVKALLQQEADIEFFLRNSGQGQGSLRIAATAPYYILDLVKIFRERLPQVEVSVEIGNSQQVLELLEDYRVDLAASSQLLEDARLVRRVLGTDPLVVAVHRNHPLASRESLPLSALAGHCLLVREQGSTTRKLTEQMLEQAGVKVGSMLEIGSRESIREAVLRNIGISLIARHEVPHNPELRVLALENAPVMHEYLYCLKERRQARLPAAFLGLAQEVSAVEL, encoded by the coding sequence ATGTTGAGTTCCGAGTTGAAAGCCTTCTACATGGTTGCCCGCTTGGGCAGCATCACTTTGGCGGCAAAGAAACTCGGGCTCAGCCAACCGACGGTCACCACCCAGATCCGCAACCTGGAAAGCCAGTACGCCGTGGAGCTGTTCTACCGCGGCGGCCGGCGCCTGACCTTGAGCGACGACGGCGCGCGGCTGCTGCCGATGGTCAAGGCGCTGCTGCAGCAGGAGGCCGATATCGAGTTCTTCCTGCGCAACAGCGGCCAGGGCCAGGGCAGCCTGCGCATCGCCGCCACCGCGCCGTACTACATCCTCGACCTGGTGAAGATCTTTCGCGAGCGCCTGCCGCAGGTCGAGGTCTCGGTGGAAATCGGCAACTCCCAGCAGGTGCTGGAATTGCTGGAAGACTATCGCGTCGACCTTGCCGCCTCCTCGCAACTGCTTGAGGACGCCCGCCTGGTGCGTCGGGTGCTGGGGACTGACCCGCTGGTGGTCGCCGTGCACCGCAATCATCCACTGGCCAGCCGTGAATCGCTGCCGCTGTCGGCCCTGGCCGGACATTGCCTGCTGGTGCGCGAGCAGGGCTCGACCACGCGCAAGCTGACCGAGCAGATGCTGGAGCAGGCGGGCGTCAAGGTGGGGTCGATGCTGGAGATCGGCAGCCGTGAGTCGATTCGCGAAGCAGTGCTGCGCAACATCGGCATCAGCCTGATTGCTCGCCATGAAGTGCCGCACAACCCGGAGCTGCGGGTGCTGGCACTGGAGAACGCGCCGGTGATGCACGAGTACCTGTATTGCTTGAAGGAGCGGCGCCAGGCGCGATTGCCTGCAGCCTTCCTGGGACTGGCCCAGGAAGTGTCAGCGGTAGAACTGTAG
- a CDS encoding putative 2-aminoethylphosphonate ABC transporter ATP-binding protein — protein MNTPVANPGAQMKVRGIHKRFGAFTALQDVSLDIAAGELVCLLGPSGCGKTTLLRCIAGLERQDRGTLYIGDRDISDLPPQARDYGILFQSYALFPNLTVEANIAYGLAGSGRDEVRQRVAQMLELVGLSGSEKKYPGQLSGGQQQRVALARALAPAPSLLLLDEPMSALDARVREHLCTELRQLQRQLGITTLMVTHNQDEAMLMADRIAVMNNGQVEQYATPQDIYDKPATPFVAEFVGQGNWLPFQRHSDSHAQVGALNMRLADGAGQARSGRLFCRPEAISVNPPVHEENLFPARVREITFLGNRCRMSFEFNELPGHALLAEVAPESMPRLGNQDIWVALPPRSLQVFA, from the coding sequence ATGAACACTCCGGTCGCAAACCCAGGCGCACAGATGAAAGTGCGCGGTATCCACAAGCGCTTCGGCGCCTTTACCGCCCTGCAGGATGTCTCCCTCGACATCGCCGCCGGTGAACTGGTGTGCCTGCTCGGCCCGTCCGGCTGCGGCAAGACCACGCTGCTGCGCTGCATCGCAGGCCTTGAGCGCCAGGACCGCGGCACCCTGTACATCGGCGACCGTGACATTTCCGACCTGCCGCCCCAGGCCCGTGACTACGGCATCCTGTTCCAGTCCTACGCGCTGTTCCCCAACCTGACCGTCGAGGCCAATATCGCCTACGGCCTGGCCGGCAGCGGTCGTGACGAGGTGCGCCAGCGAGTGGCGCAGATGCTGGAGTTGGTGGGCCTGTCGGGCAGCGAGAAAAAATACCCCGGCCAGCTTTCCGGCGGTCAGCAACAGCGTGTGGCCCTGGCCCGCGCCCTGGCGCCGGCGCCGTCGCTGCTGCTGCTCGACGAGCCGATGTCGGCCCTCGATGCACGGGTTCGCGAGCACCTGTGCACCGAGCTGCGCCAACTGCAGCGCCAGCTCGGCATCACCACCTTGATGGTCACCCACAACCAGGACGAGGCCATGCTGATGGCCGACCGCATTGCCGTGATGAACAACGGCCAGGTCGAGCAGTACGCCACGCCCCAGGACATCTACGACAAGCCGGCCACACCGTTCGTGGCCGAATTCGTCGGCCAGGGCAACTGGCTCCCGTTCCAGCGTCACAGCGACAGCCATGCCCAGGTTGGCGCCTTGAACATGCGCCTGGCCGACGGTGCCGGCCAGGCCCGCAGCGGTCGCTTGTTCTGCCGCCCCGAGGCCATCAGCGTCAACCCGCCGGTGCATGAAGAAAACCTGTTCCCGGCCCGGGTGCGCGAGATCACCTTCCTCGGTAACCGCTGCCGCATGAGCTTTGAATTCAATGAGCTGCCAGGGCACGCCTTGCTGGCGGAAGTGGCGCCCGAGTCGATGCCGCGCCTGGGCAACCAAGACATCTGGGTCGCCCTGCCGCCGCGCAGCCTGCAGGTGTTTGCCTGA
- a CDS encoding putative 2-aminoethylphosphonate ABC transporter permease subunit produces MAAPMTMPIAHAKAAQRSGASLGDRLFVVGGKWLLLLLLTVAVLMPLMAIFWRGFSSDAGQGGGLVAARELFASANFHWLLGNSLKVSLSVAAIVVPLAYLFAYALQRTLIPGKRIWRGISLLPLLAPSMLPAIALVYLFGNQGLLRSLLSDNIYGFWGIVLGEAIYTFPHALMILLSALSLADARLFDAASSMGAGPWRAFHSITWPATRQAVFAAFCLVFTLTITDFGVPVVVGGDYQVLALEAYKAVVGQQQFGRGALIGMVLLVPALLSFTVDAWLRRRQGDSMSGRAQVFQPQPSRRRDAWFLAVVVMVCAVLLLVVGMAVYSSLVTFWPYNMTLSLKHYQFDETAGGGWLAYRNSLTMALCSALIGSAVIFTGAYLMEKTKGQRSLNLVLRLLSFVPMAVPGLVLGLGYVFFFNLTSNPLHVFYGSMALLVVCTIAHYLTTANMTATTALRQLDGEFEAAALSLKAPLYRHFLRVTVPICLPALLDIIRYLFVSAMTTVSAAIFLYSPDTILAAVAVLNMDDAGNVGGAAAMSTLILLTSATVSLLLAWASRGLLQRSQAWRQRAPGN; encoded by the coding sequence ATGGCCGCGCCAATGACCATGCCGATCGCTCACGCGAAGGCAGCACAGCGCTCCGGCGCCTCACTGGGTGATCGACTGTTCGTGGTCGGCGGCAAATGGCTGCTGCTGCTGTTGCTCACCGTTGCCGTGCTGATGCCGTTGATGGCGATCTTCTGGCGCGGTTTCAGCAGCGATGCCGGGCAGGGCGGCGGCCTGGTGGCCGCGCGTGAACTGTTTGCCAGCGCCAACTTCCATTGGCTGCTGGGCAACAGCCTGAAGGTGTCGCTCAGCGTTGCAGCCATCGTCGTGCCGCTGGCGTACCTGTTCGCCTACGCGCTGCAGCGTACGCTGATCCCCGGCAAGCGCATCTGGCGCGGTATCTCGCTGCTGCCGCTACTGGCGCCGTCGATGCTGCCGGCCATTGCCCTGGTGTATCTGTTCGGCAACCAGGGGCTGCTGCGCAGCCTGCTCAGCGACAACATCTATGGCTTCTGGGGCATTGTCCTGGGCGAAGCCATCTACACCTTTCCCCACGCGCTTATGATCCTGCTTTCGGCGCTGTCGCTGGCCGACGCGCGTCTGTTCGATGCCGCATCGAGCATGGGCGCAGGCCCTTGGCGTGCCTTTCACAGCATTACCTGGCCGGCCACCCGCCAGGCCGTGTTCGCGGCCTTCTGCCTGGTGTTCACCCTGACCATCACCGACTTCGGCGTGCCGGTGGTCGTGGGTGGCGACTATCAGGTGCTGGCGCTGGAAGCCTACAAGGCGGTGGTCGGCCAGCAACAGTTCGGTCGCGGCGCCCTGATCGGCATGGTCCTGCTGGTGCCGGCGCTGCTGAGCTTCACCGTCGATGCCTGGCTGCGTCGCCGCCAGGGCGATTCGATGAGTGGCCGTGCCCAGGTGTTCCAGCCGCAGCCCTCGCGTCGTCGTGATGCCTGGTTCCTGGCGGTGGTGGTGATGGTCTGTGCGGTGCTGTTGTTGGTGGTGGGCATGGCGGTGTACTCATCGCTGGTCACCTTCTGGCCCTACAACATGACGTTGTCGCTCAAGCACTACCAGTTCGACGAAACCGCCGGCGGTGGCTGGCTGGCCTACCGGAACAGCCTGACCATGGCCCTGTGCTCGGCGCTGATCGGCAGTGCGGTGATCTTCACCGGCGCCTACCTGATGGAAAAGACCAAGGGCCAGCGCTCGCTGAACCTGGTGCTGCGCCTGCTCAGCTTCGTGCCGATGGCAGTACCTGGCTTGGTGCTGGGCCTGGGCTACGTGTTCTTCTTCAACCTGACCAGCAACCCCCTGCATGTGTTCTACGGCAGCATGGCGTTGCTGGTGGTGTGCACCATCGCCCACTACCTGACCACCGCCAACATGACCGCGACCACTGCCCTGCGCCAGCTCGACGGCGAGTTCGAGGCCGCCGCGCTATCGCTCAAGGCGCCGCTGTACCGGCACTTTCTGCGGGTCACCGTACCGATCTGCCTGCCGGCGCTGCTGGACATCATTCGCTACCTGTTCGTCTCGGCGATGACCACGGTATCGGCAGCGATCTTCCTCTACAGCCCCGACACCATCCTGGCCGCCGTCGCCGTGCTGAACATGGACGATGCCGGCAACGTCGGCGGTGCGGCGGCCATGTCGACCCTGATCCTGCTCACCAGTGCCACCGTTTCGCTGCTCCTAGCCTGGGCCTCGCGCGGCCTGTTGCAACGCTCCCAAGCCTGGCGCCAGCGCGCGCCGGGCAACTGA
- a CDS encoding putative 2-aminoethylphosphonate ABC transporter substrate-binding protein produces MFKPLALAAAVLTAFSLQATAADTQLTVYTALEAEQLKSYKQAFEKANPDIEIKWVRDSTGIITAKLLAEKDRPQADAVWGLAASSLAILDQQGMLQSYAPKDLDKIGGNYRDAANPPAWVGMDVWAATICFNTIEAQKQGLTKPVSWQDLTKPEYKGKIVMPNPASSGTGFLDVSAWLQTFGEKQGWQYMDDLHQNIGQYVHSGSKPCKLAAAGEFPIGISFEYPAVQLKRQGAPLDIVLPKEGLGWEIEATAVLKGSKHEAAAKRLADFSASPAAMELYKENFAVLAQPGIAKPQTELPADYEQRLIKNDFAWASQNRDSILAEWRKRYDGKSEKVAQQ; encoded by the coding sequence ATGTTCAAGCCACTTGCTCTTGCCGCTGCCGTCCTCACTGCGTTCAGCCTGCAGGCCACTGCCGCCGATACCCAGCTGACGGTCTACACCGCGCTCGAAGCCGAACAGCTCAAGAGCTACAAGCAGGCCTTCGAGAAGGCCAACCCGGACATCGAAATCAAGTGGGTGCGTGACTCTACCGGCATCATCACCGCCAAGCTGCTGGCCGAGAAAGACCGCCCGCAAGCCGACGCCGTATGGGGCCTGGCCGCTTCCAGCCTGGCGATCCTCGACCAGCAGGGCATGCTGCAAAGCTATGCACCCAAGGACCTCGACAAGATCGGCGGCAACTACCGTGATGCCGCCAACCCACCGGCCTGGGTCGGCATGGACGTCTGGGCCGCCACCATCTGCTTCAACACCATCGAAGCGCAAAAGCAGGGCCTGACCAAGCCTGTGAGCTGGCAAGACCTGACCAAGCCCGAGTACAAGGGCAAGATCGTCATGCCGAACCCGGCGTCCTCCGGCACCGGCTTCCTGGATGTCAGCGCCTGGTTGCAGACCTTCGGCGAGAAGCAGGGCTGGCAGTACATGGACGACCTGCACCAGAACATCGGCCAGTACGTTCACTCCGGCTCCAAGCCGTGCAAGTTGGCGGCAGCCGGCGAGTTCCCGATCGGTATCTCGTTCGAGTACCCGGCCGTGCAGCTCAAGCGCCAGGGCGCGCCGCTGGACATCGTCCTGCCAAAAGAGGGCCTGGGCTGGGAAATCGAAGCCACTGCCGTGCTCAAGGGCAGCAAGCATGAAGCCGCCGCCAAGCGCCTGGCCGACTTCTCCGCAAGCCCGGCGGCGATGGAGCTGTACAAGGAAAACTTCGCCGTGCTCGCCCAGCCGGGTATTGCCAAGCCGCAGACCGAACTGCCGGCCGACTATGAGCAGCGCCTGATCAAGAACGACTTCGCCTGGGCCTCGCAGAACCGCGACAGCATCCTGGCCGAATGGCGCAAGCGCTATGACGGCAAGTCGGAGAAGGTGGCGCAGCAGTAA